The sequence TATAAGGGAATCCTTATCAACATTAAGTTTAATAATGTAACTGATCGTCAATTCTTAACCTTGAAAGAATTCAAATATCTCTTAAGCAGAAAGCTCCATATGAAGTAACATTTAAGTACTTGCCTTGTTTATCTTTTCCGTTTTCTAAGCAGCTTCCACTTGTTTAGCAAAAACACTACTCCCTCTTCCAACGATGCCTTCCTCCCTTCTTTGAAGTTCCACAGCTCAGGTATTGTATACCGACCACTGGCATTATACTCATTCAATTCCTTCATAGCAGTTGTCACCTTCTCGTATACTTCATCACCCAGCTCATTTTTTAAAGCCTTCAATttgtcatcttcttcattaaTAATTTCCTGTACTCACATCCAATATAACCCAATTAACAGGAAAGTAAGATGTGGATCAAAACTAGAAGAGTTTAACTACAAAGAAACAACGGCGAGAAAAATGGaacaaaaaaatgacaatCTTGTGGTGGGTAGAATTCAGTGAAAGGGACAGTCCAACAGACAAATTAGGAGCTTAGGGTACAAGCTCACTGTGATATAGGATCTAGTATATGAGATAAAGCACAATCTCATGTTGTGATGCTAGGAACCTTCAAGAATAAATGTTGCTATGCTATAGGGTTGAGCAGAGGATGGggagaagaaaattaacatgcaGATTGCAATTTCACAGGATGGACCACATGgatatgtttttaataaaaccTCAGGTGCTCAAATTTGCGGGACAGTGACATGACCATTTCTTTAACTGAAACCATGCTCACTCAATATAAGTTAAATTGGTGCCAGTGTCACCAACTATGGTATTCTATCGAAACACAGAAATTGCTTGAAGTTGAACATATACCTTGGTCTTTCCTTCTTTATCTGTGATAATCCTGAAAGGATACCAACTTGGATCCCTAAGATGCTCCTGCCACAGCGAACATAACTCCACTGCCTTCACATCTGCTTCTTCGCCAGAATATTTCTTCTTGGTTGCAGTTTGGAATGGTTTTTCATCAAGATCTCCCATTATCTTCACGCCAATGGAAGCACGGCTGCTTGAACCCCGCAGTTCCtgcaaagaacaaaatttaagCTCCGACAACACGACAAAAACGCTATCACATTGATAAGCAAGGATGAAAAACCACAATGATAAGGAAGAATTACTGATCAAGAAACCACACAATAAGGATCACGATCAAAAATTAAGCCACATTGCTAAAGTTACATTCTAGTTTAAATAAGAAATCAATGCCTCCGAAACCCCATAAACCAGCATCCGTCGTTAAGACCAACAGGTTGTATTTGGGGAACTATATGATCATCTCACTAGTTTCCACCACCTTATCTTTCAACAtgataatatatacatgtgaTTCAAACTCAATGTGTAGCACCAAAATCATCAAATATGGTCCAGAAACTATAACTTATTAAGGCAGAGCAGTTTCATCAAACATTAATTCTATATAAAGTTAGGGAGAGagtttagaaaataatattaagaaaaaagcATGAGAAGCCAAATTAGAGAGATATAATTCAATAAACCACCCAAGACTCAAaccagaccaaaaaaaaaaaaaaatgtacatacTTTGATTACTTCCTTACGAGCCTCCTGCACTTCATCATTATTCCTCCGCTCCATAACAATAAGTGTTTTATAAAGTTCCTCTACATCGGTAtactcctcctccttctcctgTAACTTCTCTTTTATTTCAGTCATCTTCTTCCTGGCTTCCaaatcctcatcctcatccaTGTGGTTCATCACCTTTAAAGCACCTCTCATTCGCTCTATCTCAAGCTCCAGTACCTGTTTGGCATCAAGCTGCTTTTCCAACTCAATGATTCTCTTGTGAAGtttctccttttctctctGCAATTTCCATCCAATCAGTAAACACAATTTCAGATACTCATGCATTCAACTCTTAAagtttcaaataaataatggaAACAAACCTTTTGTTCTTCTGCTAACTGTAACATCTTTTCGTCAGCCTTCTTTTGCTCCAAGGTAGCCATCTCATTCTAGaaacaaccaaaacaaaagctCTATAAGCCTAcactaaataataatttccaGGAATATCACACCTAATGAGATTTTGGACGCTAGATTAGACAAAGAAGAGAACCAGAAAATCTAAAGATAACTATGATGCCTGACTTCGAAAATATCGAAAATCAAGGAAGATTTACACAAAATTTAAACTAGAATACAAGGTCAACTTTGTACATCCTCAATGTACCTTACCAACTCAAACCAGAAGCGCATAGGACAAGAGTTTCTGACTTTCCTGTATTATCCTAGggaaatatcaaataagttgGGCAGCAGAAAAATGTAAAAGGAAACTTAATGTAATGTTCTAACTCGTTGATCTTATTCTATTGGTTCTCTCTCATCCTTCTAAAATGATAATTCCAATGTTAGTGCACCAATTTACAACCCACGTCAAGTTTAAAATGGCTCTGAACAAGTATCAAATGCAACCCAGAAGTTAATGCCAGTGATATATCTCTATAATATACAAACAGAGCCTAAGTTTATGATGGAAACAATAAGATTACCATTTTCCTTTCATGATAGATTTTCCTTCTCTCACTATCATTTTGTGCACGGCGTTGTTGCAGTTGTTTCTCACGGTCCTCAAGCTCTTTTTTTGTAGCTTCCAACTCCAAACCGGTTTTCTTGTGGTCTAAGCATATCTTTGCCAATTGGTCATGAGcaattttttgcattttttctctttctaaacatataaattgaaatataatGTAAGCAAACACACACGAATGAAACAGggaaataaaagaataaatttgACGTACACTCATTATATAAAGTTGGAGAAAGCATACTTTCATTGCAAGCTTTGAGAATATCCTCCTTTTCAGCCTCCACCTTGTTTAAAGCATCGTCAGTGGTACGACATTTTCTTTCCATCTCCTTTAGATGTGAATTCTTTATAACTAAGGTGCTAGTTAGAGTGGTAACtagctttgaattttttgtatgttcttcttcttgttgagCGGAAACAGTTTTCAAATCTCCATTCTTATGAAGATAATCACCCACAGTGCTTCTCAAATTGTAATCATCATCCCGAGCAACCCATCCATACAAGTTATCTCCTCGATTCCTCATTACATTATAGTCCCCTTTTCCACGGTGATCAACTTCAAAACTCTTGTCAAAGGACTTTGCATTATGGAAACCTTCCCAGCTTTTCTCAAATTCAACAATTGCAAACCCGGAGTGACCCCTGTATGTCCATAAAGGATGAACCCTCAAAGGGTTAAAACCTTTACTTGCCAAGTCAGTTTTAAGTTTGGAACCACTTTCCCCAACATGTCTTCCATCCTTTAGTTCAGTTTTAACATTTGCCAAAATGCCCATTGGAGGCCATACAAACCATTGGTCATCCTCCTGTGTAGCAAGGGTGGAACCAGCCTTAGAACCTGTTGTGGGTTGTGCCTTTGGAGTGGGGAGAGTGGGGGCCGGGAAGAAGCTGGGAAGAAGCTGGGAGTGGGCTTGAGGTTCAGAATGAATAGACTTTTCTCTGATTTGGGAGGAGCCCGCTACAGCCACAACCTGAGTCCGTCTCTGCAAGTGTTTAGGGCTTTCAATCTTGGGTGCAGATTCTAACCGACTCTTCACATAAAGATATCTGTCTATATACCTCTCCAAAGCCAAGTGCTttgatttctcttttaaaCCCTTGCTGTCTCTGCCAATGTCATACGCATGTCGTGAAAGCTCCTTTAGTCGGTAATCATGCCTCCTCTTCCCGTCGCAAAATGGGCATCTATAAGTTGAATCAGAATTTTTAACCTTAACACTACCTTTCTTTAACTGATAGTAATACTCGTCCACATAGTCTTCTAATTCAGACCGGCTATaccccttttcttcttttgatctGTGAGACATCTCAAACCTGCAATGCAGAAATAATATCTACGATTAAACTTCTAATTTCATTTCAGCTCTTCACTTCAAAGCAACTAAACAAGGCAATAAGATACAAAAAGTATCGAGCTTAAGATAAGGGATAACGCGTTTTACAAGTTGAAGATATTGCTCTTGCAGCAAAAAGAGCAGGCCACAGATTTGTGCCATTGGCTgcaattgtttatattttacaaCCTCAATGCAAAAACACCCATGAATAAAAGGAATTGTAGTCATTTAAGTCAACCTCTTGATATTCTTGAATAATTCAATGAATTGACATTTTTGAATAATTATAATAGAAAGTATCTATCTATTACCATGGAAATGTGATTAAGTACTAATAATAGGTCAGAATTCAATGAATAATCAAGGGAAAGGTGCATCATTAATTCAATGAATGCCCCACTGATGTACTCTGCACAAGATTTATGCTTGTTTAGAACCAAAGTCAAAAGGAAACAGAGTATTTTAGTTTTGCAAGTGCTATTGGTATATCTTTCAATGTTTGGAAACCAGGATCTAATTGTTTGGAAACGGATGTTATAAGGATGCATATACAC comes from Prunus dulcis chromosome 6, ALMONDv2, whole genome shotgun sequence and encodes:
- the LOC117630667 gene encoding factor of DNA methylation 4, with amino-acid sequence MSHRSKEEKGYSRSELEDYVDEYYYQLKKGSVKVKNSDSTYRCPFCDGKRRHDYRLKELSRHAYDIGRDSKGLKEKSKHLALERYIDRYLYVKSRLESAPKIESPKHLQRRTQVVAVAGSSQIREKSIHSEPQAHSQLLPSFFPAPTLPTPKAQPTTGSKAGSTLATQEDDQWFVWPPMGILANVKTELKDGRHVGESGSKLKTDLASKGFNPLRVHPLWTYRGHSGFAIVEFEKSWEGFHNAKSFDKSFEVDHRGKGDYNVMRNRGDNLYGWVARDDDYNLRSTVGDYLHKNGDLKTVSAQQEEEHTKNSKLVTTLTSTLVIKNSHLKEMERKCRTTDDALNKVEAEKEDILKACNEKREKMQKIAHDQLAKICLDHKKTGLELEATKKELEDREKQLQQRRAQNDSERRKIYHERKMNEMATLEQKKADEKMLQLAEEQKREKEKLHKRIIELEKQLDAKQVLELEIERMRGALKVMNHMDEDEDLEARKKMTEIKEKLQEKEEEYTDVEELYKTLIVMERRNNDEVQEARKEVIKELRGSSSRASIGVKIMGDLDEKPFQTATKKKYSGEEADVKAVELCSLWQEHLRDPSWYPFRIITDKEGKTKEIINEEDDKLKALKNELGDEVYEKVTTAMKELNEYNASGRYTIPELWNFKEGRKASLEEGVVFLLNKWKLLRKRKR